TCAAGTCCTGGGGAAGACGGGCGGAGATCTTCCGCGCGTGGCTCATCCAAACGCTCCCTGGGTTCTTACGCACCCGGCGCCCTCGATGTTGCGCGGGCCTTCCGGCGCTCAGTGGGTGAGGTACAGGTAGAGGTTGACCGAAGCGCCCCGGCCCGTGGTGTTGTAAAAGTACACGCGGTAGCGGGGGAAGGCCAGGGGAACCTCCATCGGATCGGAGTTGAAATAGGCCCCGTCACCGGATTGCATCTGTGCCGCCACCTCGAGGGGGAACTCGATGCGGCGCGCCTCTCGCAGGGCCCGGAGGACGGGTTCCTCGTCCGGGATGAGGACGGCCCCCACCAGTCCGGGCCGGAAGCCCGCTCCCTTCATCTCTCCCTGGAGGCACAGCACGGCGCGCCGGAAGCCCGCCGTCTCCACGGCGGGGGCTTGCACCGAATCGTCCAGGTCGTTTCGCTGAAGGGGCGGCACGACCACGTCCTCCCTCTTCACCTGGACTCCGGTCCGGGGCAGGTTGTCCACGGAAACCGTCCCTCCCACCTGCTGGAGGTTCGGGAAGTTGGTGACCCAGACCTCGTTGTCGGCCGCGGGCCTGGGATCCCCCGCTGGCCACAGGAGCCCCGCCGCGAACGCCGCCCCCGCCAACAGAAACCAAGCCGGACGCCTCATGACTTCGCCTCCCTTCCAGAGCCGCACCGCTCCCGCGCGGACGCCCCGCGGCCCCTGTTCTACCCGGCAAGACGCGGGAAAAGCGTGCGGCGTCTAGCGGAAGAGGTCGAAACGGATCGCCCCTCCCCCGGCCCGACGTCGCGTCCCTCACACACTTCTGATCCTGCAGCCGCCCCTTCACGCTTCCCCGGGAAGCCTCTCCTGGGGGAGAAGTTCCAGGGCCCGGCGCACGAGGGGCTCTCGCATTCGAGCCTTGGAAAGGGCGTAGGCCGTTGGATTGAGGGCCGTGAGCTCGGCCGCGGCCACCTTGGCCGCCTCCACGAGGTCCTCGACGCCAGCCAGCAGGCCGTCGAGGAACCCCGCCGAGGCCGCCTCGCGGGACGAAAAGGCCCGGCCGTGAAGGAGGGCCTGGGCATGCCACTTGGGCGGGATCGACGCCTGGGTGATGGCGAGGACCCAGGAGGGGAGCGGTATCCCCACGAGGACCTCGTTCATCTGCCACCGGAAGTCGCCCTCGAGGGCGTAGCGCCGGTCGCAGGCCAGGGCGAGGATCATCCCCCCCGCCACGGCGTGGCCCGTCACCGCGGCCACCACGGGGATTGGGAAAGTGAAGACGCGGCACAGGGTCCGCGCGAAGGTCTCGTGAAGCGACTTGAGCTGAGCCGGGGCCAGCGTGGGAAGGAGCTTCACGTTGAGGCCTCCGGAAAAGAAGCCTTCCCGGCCCGCCAGGACCACCGCCTTCGCTCCCGATGCCTGGGCCTTGTCCAGCGCCGCGCCCAATTCGAGGAAAAAGGCCTCGTCCATGGCGTTGGCCTTGCCGTCGTCCATGCGGACGATCCCCAGGGGTCCCTCCATCTCCACGAGAATCCTCGCCATCTTCTCCTCCCGCGAACTCGTCACAGGTCTAGGCGGCCCCCCAGGGCCTCCGCCACGCGCTCGGGATAATCCGTGAAGACGCCCGCCGCGCCCATATGGTACACGGTCCGGATATCCTCCGGGAGGTTCACGGTGAAGACCAGGACCGGAAGGCCCATGGATCGGGCCCGCTCCAAGTCTTCGCCGAGCGTCCCACGGAGGGGGAGGTGGAGCGCCTGGGCGTTCACCTCGCGAGCCAGCTCCATCGCGGGCCCGTCCGCCGACCGGGCGAGGACCGCCAGGGGGACCTCCGGGGCGCGCGAACGGAGAGACCGCAGTTCGTCGGCATGGAACGAAGAGGCGGTGAGATCCGCCCGTTCCCAGCCAGACCGCAGGGCCCCTCTCAGGAGCGGCGCCGCCAGGGCCCCCGCCCCCCGCCCCTTGAGCTCCACCACGAGCCCCGCACGGCCCCTCAGGAGGTCCAGGACCTCCGGGAGGAGGGGCACCCGCTCGCCCGATCCCGCGTCGAGGCGCCGGACCTCGTCGAGGGTCCAGTCCGAGAGGGCTCCCGACCCGTTCGTCGTCCGGTCCAGCGTGTCGTCGTGGATCACCACGAGTTCGCCGCCCAGGGGATGGACGTCCACCTCCACCCAGTCCGCGCCGAGTTCGAGGGCGCGCCGGATGGAGAGGAGCGTGTTTTCGGGAGCGTGGCCGGCGGCTCCGCGGTGGCCGATGCAAAGGAAGGGGCGGCGGGCGTTCACGGAACGCCTCGGGGATTCAGCCGCCAGAGGGCGGCGTTGAGGGCCGCGGCGTACGTCAGCCAGGCGA
The genomic region above belongs to Acidobacteriota bacterium and contains:
- a CDS encoding enoyl-CoA hydratase-related protein: MARILVEMEGPLGIVRMDDGKANAMDEAFFLELGAALDKAQASGAKAVVLAGREGFFSGGLNVKLLPTLAPAQLKSLHETFARTLCRVFTFPIPVVAAVTGHAVAGGMILALACDRRYALEGDFRWQMNEVLVGIPLPSWVLAITQASIPPKWHAQALLHGRAFSSREAASAGFLDGLLAGVEDLVEAAKVAAAELTALNPTAYALSKARMREPLVRRALELLPQERLPGEA
- a CDS encoding glycerophosphodiester phosphodiesterase family protein → MNARRPFLCIGHRGAAGHAPENTLLSIRRALELGADWVEVDVHPLGGELVVIHDDTLDRTTNGSGALSDWTLDEVRRLDAGSGERVPLLPEVLDLLRGRAGLVVELKGRGAGALAAPLLRGALRSGWERADLTASSFHADELRSLRSRAPEVPLAVLARSADGPAMELAREVNAQALHLPLRGTLGEDLERARSMGLPVLVFTVNLPEDIRTVYHMGAAGVFTDYPERVAEALGGRLDL